The proteins below are encoded in one region of Sebastes fasciatus isolate fSebFas1 chromosome 16, fSebFas1.pri, whole genome shotgun sequence:
- the pcolcea gene encoding procollagen C-endopeptidase enhancer a, which produces MMHLDRIWGLSLFLSLSLGWTKAQQTNNTRPVFHCGGDLVSDSGFVGSEGFPSFYKPNSKCTWRITVPEGTVVMLTFRIFDLEADSQCRYDYLDIYNGNTNLVQKLGRFCGTFRPGALISTTNTMMLEMASDGETQGRGFVAYFSGAKPYVDDEQFCGGKITKAQGEIKTPNWPDKKYPAGTSCSWLITVEADMVIQVLFDKFVLEADSYCRFDYVAFFNGGEKDDSRLIGKYCGDQAPQPIMTSGNVLLVQFVSDLSVTSDGFLAHYTAVPRGTQIPTFNSGAGTRFIPPKPAVKPAAPKRPVATIRPPVPTAKYVPSEPTVRPKPVKPTRGRGQGTTGPERRVPATRPNGKRPVPQNPLCAKACKRQGTIKTSFCASEFVITGKVSSLAPGPRGTLLVSVSVIKAYKAGRLIIAQAGEIMSVKLVSTCKKCPLLRRGSDYIIMGQVAEDGRGTLQPGAFTAPYKAPHHKLLMNISNQPC; this is translated from the exons ATGATGCATTTGGACCGCATCTGGGGTCTCTCCTTGTTCCTGTCCCTGAGTTTGGGATGGACGAAGGCTCAGCAGACCAACAACACCAG GCCTGTGTTCCACTGTGGAGGAGACCTGGTGTCAGACTCGGGCTTTGTTGGCAGCGAGGGGTTCCCAAGCTTCTACAAACCCAACAGTAAATGTACCTGGCGTATCACA GTCCCAGAGGGCACCGTGGTCATGCTCACTTTCCGCATTTTTGACCTTGAGGCCGACTCACAATGCCGCTACGACTATCTGGATATTTACAACGGCAATACCAACTTGGTGCAAAAACTAGGCCGCTTTTGTGGAACTTTCCGGCCCGGCGCTCTTATTTCCACCACAAACACCATGATGCTAGAGATGGCGAGTGATGGAGAGACGCAGGGCAGAGGGTTTGTGGCCTACTTCAGTGGAGCCAAACCGTACGTAGATG ACGAGCAGTTCTGTGGGGGGAAGATAACGAAGGCCCAGGGAGAGATCAAGACGCCCAACTGGCCTGACAAGAAATACCCTGCAGGAACCAGCTGCTCCTGGCTTATCACTGTGGAGGCTGATATG GTTATCCAGGTGCTGTTTGATAAGTTCGTCTTGGAAGCTGACAGCTATTGTCGGTTTGACTACGTGGCATTCTTTAACGGTGGAGAGAAAGATGATTCGCGGCTGATTGGAAAATACTGTGGCGATCAGGCCCCACA GCCAATTATGACCAGCGGCAACGTACTACTGGTCCAATTCGTGTCGGACCTCAGCGTGACATCTGATGGATTCCTCGCCCACTACACCGCCGTCCCACGAGGTACTCAGATACCAACATTCAACTCAGGAGCTGGTACGAGGTTCATCCCTCCAAAACCTGCAGTAAAACCGGCTGCACCCAAACGTCCTGTCGCTACCATCCGGCCACCCGTCCCCACCGCTAAATATGTACCATCCGAGCCCACCGTGAGACCGAAACCAGTCAAACCCACGAGAGGCCGCGGACAGGGCACCACGGGCCCGGAAAGGAGAGTGCCCGCCACAAGGCCGAATGGAAAGAGGCCTG TCCCTCAGAATCCTCTCTGTGCCAAAGCCTGTAAAAGACAGGGAACCATCAAGACCAGTTTCTGTGCCAGTGAATTTG tgatAACCGGGAAGGTGTCCTCGCTGGCCCCCGGGCCCAGAGGCACTCTTCTTGTCAGCGTCTCCGTCATTAAGGCCTACAAGGCAGGTCGACTAATAATCGCGCAAGCCGGAGAGATCATGTCGGTTAAGCTGGTGTCAACGTGCAAGAAGTGCCCGTTGCTCCGCAGAG